A part of Armatimonadota bacterium genomic DNA contains:
- a CDS encoding sulfurtransferase, which translates to MPTTLEQPIETRGYVHPDKLVSTEWLAENLNNPNLIIVESNEDSLLYPSGHIPGAYEVDWTRDLNDPLIRDYIQSEAFSTLMSRIGATPDTLIVLYGDKNNWWATYALWIFELFGHTNTRILDGGRLKWVKEGRELTREVPAEKSTSYPSKTRDDKTQRAFRDQVLAHLKTDGKLIDVRSPDEFSGAKLHMPDYPNEGALRGGHIPGAKSVPWAKAINPEDGTFKTSTQLKEIYQDGAGTAEGDDVIVYCRIGERSSHTWFVLRYLLGYSTVRNYDGSWTEWGNLVGVPVEK; encoded by the coding sequence ATGCCGACTACATTGGAGCAACCGATTGAAACCCGTGGCTACGTGCACCCGGACAAGCTTGTCTCGACCGAATGGTTGGCCGAGAACCTCAACAACCCGAATTTGATCATCGTGGAGTCTAACGAGGACTCACTTCTTTACCCGTCGGGGCACATTCCCGGTGCGTATGAAGTGGATTGGACGCGAGACCTGAACGATCCGCTTATCCGCGACTATATCCAGAGCGAGGCGTTCTCCACGCTTATGTCTCGCATTGGTGCAACGCCCGATACGCTGATCGTGCTTTATGGCGATAAGAACAACTGGTGGGCTACCTATGCACTCTGGATTTTCGAACTTTTCGGCCACACGAACACCCGAATTCTGGATGGTGGACGCCTGAAATGGGTGAAGGAAGGTCGAGAGCTAACGCGAGAAGTGCCAGCCGAGAAGAGCACATCGTACCCGTCGAAGACGCGCGACGACAAGACTCAGCGGGCGTTCCGCGACCAGGTCTTGGCGCATCTGAAGACGGACGGCAAATTGATCGATGTTCGCTCGCCAGACGAGTTCAGCGGCGCGAAACTGCACATGCCGGATTATCCTAACGAGGGCGCCCTGCGCGGCGGTCACATTCCCGGCGCGAAGAGCGTGCCGTGGGCTAAGGCGATCAATCCCGAAGATGGCACGTTTAAGACATCGACCCAACTGAAGGAGATTTATCAGGACGGTGCGGGAACCGCCGAGGGCGATGACGTGATCGTGTATTGCCGAATCGGAGAGCGATCGAGCCACACCTGGTTCGTGCTGCGGTACCTGCTGGGCTACTCGACGGTGCGAAACTACGACGGTTCTTGGACCGAGTGGGGCAACCTGGTCGGCGTACCGGTCGAGAAGTAA